From Candidatus Methylacidiphilales bacterium:
GCTGCTTGCTATCCTGTCGGCCTTTTTTTTCACCTCCCATTGCCACGCTGACGAAATCTTCAGCACTACAGTAACCGACTCCTCCACCATCGAATCACTGGGTTGGACGGCCACAGGCCAGCCTTGGGCAGTCTTCAACTACGCAAAGACCAAGGCCGATCTGGCCAACAATCCGGGCCCCGTATTCAGACTTGCCGGCCGCGGCACCGAGCTCGGTACTCTGGTCAAAAAGTTCCCCGTGCTTACAAATCCCGCCACTCTGACCCTCACCTTCAACGGAGGCTGGGGATGGGGAGGCGCCACCAGTAACGACGGCTTGCTCGTTCTACTGCTGGACGATCTGGGAAACGGATACGCGTTTGAATTTCACAGGGTCAAAGCCCCCTGGGCCGCCCAATGGGGATTGGTAAAGGAAAACAAATATCCCCCCAAGGAAGAGAAACACTGGGCCGCACATGAAATTGACGCCAGCCAACCCTGTATTTTGGACGGAGGAGGCCTCCAGACCTTCACCATAACACGGGCAAAAGACGGCAAATGGCAATTCGGAGGAGCCAAGTGGACCGGCGCCACCCCTTGCACCTTTACCGACAACACCACCTCCTCGTTCTCCCAGGTGGTCCTCTACGGAACGCCCAACATCGACGACATGGTTTTCAGCGCCATCAAGCTCGAAGCGACATACTGACTTTAATATGGAGTGCGGTGGCAAGCCGTAGGCGCGACACCGCTTTGCCTTTCCAAACCCAAGCAACTCCGATAGGCATCGCGAGTGAACTCCGACATGCGTCGCGAGTAAAAAGCGCCGTGCCGCTGTCGGCTTGACACCGCGCCACGAGCACGCCATAGTCATGCCATGCAAACAACTGCGGTGCTCGATGCCTCGAATCGGATCATCCTTTCGCGGGAATTGCGCCGGGCTGCCGGGATTCCCCGAATGCAAAAACTCAAGGTTTCCGCGACCCCAGGGCGCATCGTTCTGGAAATGGAGGCCAATTCTTCCGGTCGGGTCGTCAAACACGGCAAGTGGAAAGTTTGGACGGGAGCCGTGCCCGCAACTCCGATTGAAGAGGCTGTGGAACATGCCCGGCACTATACGCGATGACTTTCCTCGATACCGGAATTCTCGTCGGAGCGGTTTTGCATTCGCACCCCCGGCACACGGTCTGCATCAAGGGAATCGAGGCGTCTGCGCGTCCGTTCACCAATGCGCACGCGCTGGCGGAGACATTCTCCACGCTCACCGGCTTTTATAAGGTGCCGACGGACGCCGCGACAGAGCTCACACTTGGACTGAAAGATTCCATCACAGTGGAAGCTTTGGAGCGGGTTGACTATGAAACAGCCATTCGCGAGGCACAAAGCCGCGGTGTGATGGGAGGGGGCATTTACGATTCCTTGCACGCGACATTCGCCCGGCGGAAAAAGGCATCCTGGATCGTGACACTCAACCCCTCGCACTTTCAGCATGTCGCTCCTGACATGAAAATTCTGATGCCTTAACCCGGATGTTTCACACGCTTCTCAGGGGAATGGCAAAAGCTGACGCGTCACAATCTGCTGCGGGCCTACCTTCCCCAGCGAATGTGTTTTCCTGCCGAGCTGAAATTTGGCTTCGCAAGGCCGGCTGCCGCGATTCTGAACCCGCACCTGCAGGCGCCCGCCGAGCCATTGAGCGGAAAGCAGCCGCACGTTCGCAGGTCTCAGCAATCCAAAGGAACCCTTCGCGGGAAGATCACCCGGAGTCGGCGTGACGGGCAAGGTCATGGGAGGGTTCAGTAATGCGCTTGCAACGGCATCTCCCGGGATGCCGTTTGAAAACAGGTTGAGCCGGAATTTCAACTCGCCGCAATCCACGGCCGGTTCCCACGGTTTTTCAGCGGCGGCGCTTTGCAATTCGTAGGCATAGCGTGACGCCCGGGCGAGCGTCAGGCGGGTCTCATTGTCGAAAAAGTCCGCATCGCTCAACACGTCGCTTGCCACACCCATGACATTCCCGGCGCTGTTTTTTCTTTGGAACCAGCGTCCAACCGGGACCTGTCCATGGGTGCTTCGCTTCACCACGCTTCCCGGGACATCGCACAGCGCAGGACCCGTCGAAGGAAGCACCAGTTGAAGGCGCGCACTGCGTTCGTTCCAAAGCATGCGCCCCTCCACCTCAATCCAGGGCGTATCACGGCAGACGGAAAAGGTCAGTTCCACCCATGAGCGGGCGCCGGTCCAGCGCGTCCAGAGGCGGGCGCGTTCCGGTCCGTTTTCCAAAACATGACTGTCGGCCAGTTTCCATTCTTCGCGGACTTTATGAAGCCGGGCAGAGCCGGGTTGTTCGTCCAATCCCCCCCAGGAACCCCACGGGTCATCCACAACAAGGAGCCTCAAATTCTTGTTCGAGAGCAGAAAGTTAGTGCTACCGAATTGAATGGCAAGACCGCCCCGGTTGACGCCCACCTTCCATTCGCCGTTGCTGATCCACGGACGTTTGCCCGCTGCAGCCCTGCAGGGTTTCGCAACCCTTTGCGCAGGAAGCTTTTTCCAGGCAATGCCCATGCGCACCACGCGCCAGCCAAACGCGGGAATTTCAAGCGCAACCACCGCGCGCCGCCGCCACGGCACATAGGTAAGCGTCCTGTGTTCGGGTTCGATTTTCTGGAACGGCAGGAGCCGACCCATTTCGTCCCGGGCATGAATGCGCATTTCATCCGGGCGATGATGATATTCCCAGATCGGACGGTAATCGACGGAGCACTCCAGTTCCACATGGCCCTTGAAAGGATGAGGCGACGGATTCCACACCAACATCGGCACATCGGTCGGCCGGTCCGGTTCGGACGCCTTCGGCACCCGTGTATCCACTTTGTCCGCCAATGCGCTGAGCGCGGCAAGTTGCGCCTTCTGCGCGTGGTGGACTGCCATGCCCGTCCATGCCATTTGATCGTCAAAAGCACGTTCGATGCTGCTTCCCGGCAGGATATCATGAAAACTATTGAAAAGAACCGCTTCCCAGGCCTCCTGCAATGATTGAACTGCCGGGGAACCAATCTGGCTGGAAATGACAGATTGAGTTGCTTCGGCCGCAGCAATTTCCCTCTCGGCGCTGCGATAAAGACTTTTGAATTTCTGCACTGACGAGTAACACCCGCGAAGGCAGAAACCGAATTCCCCGCGCAGGGAAGGAACCTTGGGAGCGGCCTCGCCGTTGATTTCCTCGCGCAACGCGTCAAAAAACCGGTGCAGTGTCGAGTAACGCAGTTCCACCTCGGGATGCGCCTTGCTCCACGAGAGCACGTCGGCGATATGCCTGCGGGTCGGACCGCCGCCGTGGTTTCCCATGCCCATCAAAACCCCGGTGTTCCGGTAGGGTTGCGCAAGGGTCCCGGCCAGCGTCTCGTCGAGTACCGTGTGAATGTTGTCCCGTTCGGAACAGTACCATTTGTGGTACTGCCGGTAACACAGAAGCCTGTCGTCATGATCGCAATTCCACCAAAACAGCGGGGATTCCATCTTGAACTGGTCCCGTTGCGGGCGTGTAAACATGAAACCTTCCATCCCAAAACTGCGCAGGATGTTCGGCCAGCCGGCGGGATGCCCGAAGGTATCCGCCTGCCAACTGATGCGCGGACGCACACCCATTTCCTTCTCGAACCAGGCCAGCCCGGTCTCGAAATGGCGGCAAAGAGTCTCGGTCGAACTGAGATTGGAATCGGGCTGGATATGTGTTCCTCCGACAACATCCCAGCGCCCGGCTTGAACCATTTGAAGGATGCGCGCAAAGGTCTTGGGCGCGACCCTCTGGATGTGCTGGTAGATCGCCGCTTCGCCGCGCATGAACGTCAATTCGGGATACTCCTCCATCAAATTAAGAATGGTCGTGCAGGTGGTCAGCCCCTCGGTCAGCCCTTCGCGCCAGTCCCACAACCAGACGGGATCGAGATGCGCATTGGGAAGAATATGAAAAATAAAACGGGGTTTTGCTGTCATAAGAAGTTTAAGTCAATAGATGCAAGACGATGTGTTGTTCGGTGGCAAGGCGGAAGACTTAAAACTTGTGATTGCAGGAAGGACGCGAAGGAATGCGGGGGTAAATGACTTAAAACTAAAACGCGCGAATAAAAAGCGTCGTCGTCAAATGAGCAATATGGAGTGCGGTGGCAAGCGCTCCGGGCGCGACACCGCTTTGGTTTTCCCAATAAGACACAAAAAACGCTTCTGCCGCGGCGGGCACACTCCATATAACCCTGTGCTGGTTCCCTTCTGAATTCTTAATTCTGACTTCTCCACTCCCCTGCGGCAATTCCGTCCTTGTCAACTCGCCCCTCGGGTGGATACTTAGCGGTTTACATTTTAATCAATCCAGAGCCTCATCCATTACAAAAAATTATGAAAAACAAACGCAAAGTGCATGTCGTAACCTATACTCACTGGGACCGGGAGTTCCGCTGGGAATTCGAACGGAC
This genomic window contains:
- a CDS encoding PIN domain-containing protein: MTFLDTGILVGAVLHSHPRHTVCIKGIEASARPFTNAHALAETFSTLTGFYKVPTDAATELTLGLKDSITVEALERVDYETAIREAQSRGVMGGGIYDSLHATFARRKKASWIVTLNPSHFQHVAPDMKILMP